The following DNA comes from Pseudomonas sp. Tri1.
GTGGAGACGATTTCGAAATACAGCAGCGCGTAGCCACCGGTCTTGCCGACCGACTTCATGTTCTGCATGCCCGCGATACCGCTGACGACGGTGCAGAAGATGATGGGAGCGATGACCATTTTGATCAGTTTGATGAACCCGTCACCAAACGGCTTGAGGGCAACACCGGTCTGAGGGTAGAAGTGACCGAGCAAAATGCCGATGGCAATGGCTACGATCACCTGGAAATACAGGGATTTGTACAGTGGCTGACGAGTCGTCATGGCAAACCTTCCTCAAGAGTCCCGTGGGACGACATCCACCTGTCATCCACGGCACCTCAATTGCGAACCCTCCTGCACTGGAGGGATTTGTTTTTTGTCGGCTGCACGCGGCAGACCTGCGTGCTGTATCGCAAGGCTCGTGCCATTTTTCAGAAAAGCCCTACAAGCGTTATTGCAGAAGGGCCCTGGGTTTATTCATGGGTTAAACACAGGGCTCGAATGTGGCGGATTTCCGCCCACAGGATGTTTATCGTTCCGGGATTTGGCGGATATCCGCCTTGTCGAGCCCCAGTGCCCTGCTACCATCGCCCGCTTAACGGACGGACTTCTGCCATGCGCCAACGCACGATCGCCAGCCACTTCGCCCGCGCAGCCCTGGGTGGCGCACGTCGGCAAGGCTTCGACTATTTTCCTGTGCTGCAACAACTGGGCATCAGCCCTGAGCTGTTGGATGAACCGCGGGCGCGCATCGCGCCGGAGCAGTTCGCTCGCCTGTTGCAGGCGCTGTGGCTGGCATTGGGGGACGAATACCTGGGATTGGCCCGGGCTACGAGTAAACCCGGGACGTTTGCCATGATGTGTCACACGTTGATCCACTGCCGGACCCTGGGCAAGGCTCTTCAGCGCGGCCTGTTGTTCTACAGCCTGTTCCCCGATGCGCCGAGCCTGGCACTGCAGACCGAAGGAGAACGGGTGCGCCTGGTGCTGGACGACGCCACGCTGTGTGACCCGGATCATTTCCTGAGTGAAAGCCTGCTGGTGATCTGGCATCGCCTGGGCAGTTGGCTGATCGGCCAGCGGATCGGCCTGGAACAGGCGACCTTCGGTTACGCCAAGCCCGCCCACGGCGCCGAGTACGACTTGTTGTTCCCCTGTCCGTTGGTGTTCGGAGCACCACGCTGCAGCCTGTCGTTTCACCGTCGCTACCTGGACATGCCATTGCTGCAGGACGAACGGACCCTCAAGCATTTCCTCGAGCACTCCCCCGCCGACCTGCTATCGCGACCGGACGACGGCCATAGCCTGAGCAGCCAACTGCGCCGCTTGCTCAGCCGCGACGCTGCGCGTTGGCCCGATCTGGACACCGTCGCCGCTCACCTGCACATCAGCCCCCAGACCTTGCGCCGGCATCTGCGCGAGGAAGGCACCAGCTTCCAGGAGCTCAAGGATCAGTTGCGGCGGGATATCGCCATCTACCACCTGGGGCGTGCAGATCTGTCGTTGCAACAGATCGCCGAACAGTTGGGGTTCTCGGAGCCGTCGGCGTTTCACCGGGCATTCAAGAAGTGGACGGGGGTGACGCCGGGGGCTTATCGGGAACAGGAAAACTGATTCTTGATTGTTTTTTGTGGTGTGCTGACTTGCTCGCGATGAGGCCAATGACAATCCCAAGGATTCCCGTCAGACCCCAGGGAAATGAATCCTGAAAGCCGCCCCGCCCAGCTCCGAGTCGCCCAGGGTCAACCTGGCGCCGTAGCTTTCGATGATGTCCTTGACCACCGCCAGCCCGATCCCCTGCCCCGGGTGCTGGCGATCCAGCCGTTCGCCACGCTGGAGAATCCGCGCGCGCTGATCCGCAGGCACGCCCGGGCCGTCATCCTCGACGCATAATTCAATGCCGCCGAGGGTCTGGTGCACGCTGACGCGCACTTGCCCCAGGCACAGTCGATAGGCGTTTTCCAGCAAGTTGCCGAGCATCTCCAGCAAGGCCCCCTGTTCGATCGGCACCTGGCAGTGCTCCGGCAAGTCGAAACTGACGTTGACTCGTTTATCGCGATAAACCTTGTCCAGCGTGTCGCACAGGCTTTGCAGCACCGGGCGCAAGCGCACCTGATGGCGCACCAGCCCGCTCTTGCGCAAGCTGGCGCGTTGCAACTGGTAGCCGATCTGTTGGCTCATGCGTTCGATCTGGGTTTGCAGCACCCAGGCCTGCCCGCGGTCCTCGGGGCGCCGGGCCATGTCTTCGCTGACGCCCTGCAACACCGCCAGTGGGGTTTTCAGGCTGTGGGCCAAGTCATCGAGGGAGTCGCGATAACGGCTGCGTTGTTCTCGTTCGCTGTACAACAGGCGGTTGAGGGAGCCGGTCAGGCGCAACAGTTCCCGAGGATGCTCGGTACTGAGGCTTTCCCGGGCCCCGCTTTCGATTTCGTCCAGTTCCTGACTCAAGCGCCGCAAGGCCCGCAGGCCCCAGGTCAGGCCGATCCACAACAAGGCCAGCAACACCGCCAAGGCAGCGCCAAAGCCCAGGTAGAGGTTGTCCCGCAACCCTTGCAGCGTCACCTCGTAGTCGCGCACCGGCTGCAGGGTGACGATGCTGAACGCCGCGCTCTGGCCGCCGAGCAGCTTGATCTCGACGTCATAGACAAAAAACTCCTGGCCATCGTTCTCGCGGATGCGCGCAAACTGGTTGCCCTGGCCGTCATAGCGCGGCGTGTAGTTGATGTTTTCTTCCCGGGTGGCCTTGGATCGCCAGACCAACCGCCCCTCGCGGTCGTAGATGTAGCCCAGCAGACGGGCATCGGCGAGGTTGAAGCGCTCATCGGGCAGCTGTGCCGGCATCTTCAGTTGCTTGTTTTCCACCCGGGCGGCGGAAATCAGCGTGGTCACGTCCGAAGCCAGGCGTTGTTCGATGGACTCCTGCAACGCCAGGCTGAATGCGCCTTGCATGGCCGGCAACAACGCTAGCATGAACAGCACCGCCAGGGTCATGGCCGCCAGCATCAAGCGCAGGCGTAGCGAACGAATCACTGGCAGCGCTCGTTGAACAGGTAACCCAGGCCGCGCACGGTATCGATCGGTTTGAAGCCGGCCGGCGCTTCCAGTTTACGGCGCAGGCGCCCGACCAGCACTTCGATGACATTGGGATCGCGCTCGTCGTCATCGGGGTAGAGCTGCTCCATCAGGCGGTCCTTGGCGACCACCTGCTGGTGATGGCGCATCAGGTACTCGAGGATGCGGTATTCGTAGGCAGTCAACGCCAGCGGCTCCTCGCCAAGGGACGCTTGCTTGCGGTTGAGGTCCAGCACCAACGGACCGGCGACGATGGTCGACTGGGTAAAACCACTGGAGCGGCGCAACAGAGCGTTCAAGCGGGCCTCCAGCTCTTCGAACTGAAACGGCTTGACCACGTAGTCATCGGCCCCGGCGGCGAGGCCTTCGACCTTGTCCTGCCAATTGCCCCGGGCGGTAAGGATCAGGATCGGAAACGTCTTGTCCTGGGAACGCAGCCGGCGGATCAGTTCCAACCCGCTGATGCCCGGCAAGCCCAGGTCGATCACCGCCAGGTCATGGTTGAATTCCCGGACCTGATACAAAGCCTCCTCGGCATTGGCCACGGCCTGCACCACATGGCCGCTGTCGGTAAGACGGGTTTGCAGGTGATGACGCAACAACGCTTCGTCTTCGACGACCAGTAATTTCATGGAGCCTCTCCCCAGGCAAATCAAACAATCCAGCGCTGCGCACCTCAACGAAAGACGCCGGATCGTCTTGGGCCGATCCGGCGCGATACGCTCAGCATCGACCGCTTAGAACGTGTAGTTGGCGGACAGGTAAGTCTGGGCGCTGCTGGTCAGGTCCAGCGAGCCAACCTTGTCGCCACCGTGCGGGCTCATCTCGGTGCTGGCGTTGCTGCGCAGGTAACGGTAACCCAGTTCCACCGAGGTGTTTTGCGAAATTTGTTGCAGGACGCCCCCCTGCAAGCCCACCGCGTAGCCGATGTCGCTGTCACGGCTGAAGCCGGGCGAGTCCTGGGTCAGCTTGGTCAGGCCCGCCGTGCCACCGCCGAACAGCTTGGTGCTGCTGGTGACCGGATAAAACACATCGTAGCTGCCCAGCAGGTTTTCCTGACGCAGTTTGATGCCGTTGTGGGTCCCCGAGACGTTGTCGTAAGTGGCGTAGTAGCGACCCTGGTCGTTTTGCTTGCCCAGGCGGACGCCATACGTGGTGTCCTTGCCAATGACGCCGTCGGCGTTGGGGTTGTTCAGGGCGGTGTCCAAGGCGTCGGATTTCTTCACCTTGTCGCTGGTCTGCCCGAGGGTCAGGCTGGCGAAGTTGTCATCGGCGTGGGCCATGGCGCTGGCACCCAACACGGTGAACGCCAGCAGCAGTTTTTTCATCGCAGTCATGGTCAAGCTCCTTTGAAGCGTGGGTGTTTTGTGAAGTCGCAGTCACCTTAACCAGCGTTCCCTGAACACCCCTTGAACGTTCTCTGAACCTGCGCTGAATGAATCGGCTAGAGTGTCCTGTCTCACCACTTTATTAAGGAGATCCATCATGCGCAGGCTGCTTGCTGTTGTACTTCTGGCCCTGAGCGGCGCGAGCCACGCTGCCATCCAGACCCAGGAAATCCCCTACACCAGCGCCGACGGCACGAAGCTGATCGGTTATTACGCTTATGACGACGCCGTCAAAGGCCCGCGCCCGGGCGTCGTGGTGGTGCATGAGTGGTGGGGCCTGAACGATTACGCCAAGCGCCGCGCCCGTGACCTTGCCGGCCTGGGCTACAGTGCGCTGGCCATCGACATGTACGGCGACGGCAAGAATACCGAGCACCCCAAGGACGCCATGGCGTTCATGCAAGCGGCGCTCAAGGACGGAGCGGCGGCCAGTGCGCGATTCCAGGCCGGTCTCGACCTGTTGAAGAAACAACCCCAGACCGATCCGGACAAAATCGCCGCCATCGGTTATTGCTTCGGCGGCAAAGTGGTGCTGGACGCGGCGCGCCAGGGTGTACCGCTCAAGGGCGTGGTGAGTTTCCACGGCGCCCTGGTGACCAACACCCCGGCCACGCCTGGCAGCGTCAAGGCCAAGATTCTTGTCGAGCACGGCGCGTTGGACAGCATGGTCACCGAGGAGAACGTGACCGCGTTCAAGAGCGAGATGGATAAAGCCGGTGCTGACTATAAGTTCGTCAGCCTCAAGGGCGCCAAGCACGGCTTCAGCAACCCCGACGCCGACCGCCTGAGCCATGGTGAACATGGCGGGCCGGACATTGGTTACAACAAGGAAGCCGATGAGAAATCGTGGGCGGACATGCAAAAGTTCTTCAAGAAACTTTTTAACTGACGCAGACCTTGTGGCGAGGGGATAAATCCCTCGCCACAAAAGCTCGGCCCCACTACCCAGCCTCCCACCAACCCGGCAAAATGCCTGGTATGAACGCACTCCCCGCTCTGCCCGCCTGCTGCACGCCTCTGGATGAACACTGGCTCCTGCCCAAGGCTCTGCCCGATACAGTACTGCTGAGCACCCGCTTCGATCCATCGCTGCTGAGCGGCAATGACTTTTTGCACAGTGCCATCGAACCACCCGCAAGCATCCAGCGTTCAGTAGCCAAGCGTCAGGCGGAGTTTCTCGCCGGACGTGTCTGTGCTCGGGCGGCCTTGCGGCAGCTGGACGGCCAGACCTGCGTGCCGGCCATCGGCGAGGACCGCGCCCCGGTATGGCCGGCCCATGTCAGCGGCTCGATCACCCACAGCGCGGGTCGGGCGGCGGCAATCGTCGCCAGCAAAAATCACTGGAGGGGGTTGGGCATGGACCTGGAAAACCTGCTCGACGCCGAACGTGCCGAGCGCCTGGCTGGCGAAATCCTCACCCCGCCCGAGCTGCTGCGCATGGCTACCCTCGCGCAAGATGAGCGGGCATTGCTGGTGACCCTGACTTTTTCAGTGAAGGAAAGCCTGTTCAAGGCGCTGTACCCGATCGTCGGGCAACGCTTTTATTTCGAGCATGCCGAGGTGCTGGAATGGACACGCAGCGGACGGGTGCGGCTGCGCTTGCTGACGAACCTATCACCCGAGTGGCGCCACGGCAGTGAATTGCAAGCGCAGTTTGGGGTGAAGGATGGGCAGTTGTTGAGTCTGGTAGGGATCAAGGCCTGAACTCTGTAGTGCCTGGAAGGGCCTCATCGCGAGCAAGCTCGCTCCCACAAAGGACCGCACTCCAGTAGTGTGCGAGCTTGCTCGCGATGGGGCCGGCACAGCTGCCACACCTCTCAAGACCTGTCCTGATGCCTCGGCCAACTCAAGCTGAAACAGGCCCCGCCCAGACTCTTGCTCTTGCCCACCAAAGCTCGGCCGTCATGCCAATGGATGATCCGTCGCACAATCGACAACCCCAGCCCATGGCCGCCGGAAGCACGGGCACGGCTGTCATCCAGGCGCAGGAACGGTTTGAACACCCGCTCCCACGCCGCCTCCGGCACGCCTGGCCCGTCGTCTTCGACGTCCACCCGACAGCGCAACTGGCCCACTTGGTAGCTGACAGTCACCCGTGAGCTGGCGTGGCGCATGGCATTGCTCACCAGGTTCTGCAGGGCGCGATGCAGGAAACGTGGCTCGGCCTCGACCCAGGCGCCATCGCAATCGGCGGCGGACAGGCATAGACCGCGTTCGACCGTGACCCCGGCCCGCAGCGGTCCCAGCTCTTCGATCACCTGACTGACCAACGCATCCAGATCGAGCCGCTGGAAGTTCAGGGCCGGCGAACCCTGCTCCAGTCGCGCGTAAGTCAGCATCTCGTCCACCAGCCGGTCCAGATCCTCGATGTCGTGGTCCATACCCGCCAGGTATTTATCCCGAGCCTGTGGCGTGGTGGCGCTGCCGAGCATTTCCAGGCCAAAACGCAGGCGCGCCACCGGGGTGCGCAATTCGTGGGACACCGCACGCACCAGCTCACGCTGGATCGCCAACAATTGCTGCAAGTGCTCGGCCATGCCATTGAACGCCGCGGCCAGTCGTCCCACCGAGTCGGCACCCCGAGCCGGCACGCGGGTCTCCAGGCTGCCCTGGGCAATCAGGGTCGCAGCCGACTCCAGGCCACGCAGGCGCCGCTCCAACTGGCGGACCAACAGATAAACGATCAACCCGATCAGGCTCAACCCCAGCGCCGCGATCAACACCAACCATTGCGGCGGATAAGGGTTCATCTGGTACAGCGGGCCGATCTCCAGCACCCACGGCGTGCCGACCATGCCGGCGAACACCCGGATCGAGTCGCCGCCCTTGCCCAAGGCCATCACCGTGTCGCCCTCGGACACCCGACGGCGCTGGTCTTCGTCCATGTCCGCCTGTACGACGGTCATCAGTCGCAAGTCGAAACCGAAGCCTTTTTCCTCCTTGAGCTGCGCGAGCCGTGCGGGCTGCTCGCCCACCGGGTAGCGCACCAATTCGTCGGCCAGCAGGTAAATGGTCGCCCGGGCCAGCTGCTCACTGATCTGCTGGACTTCCCCCACCAGCATCAGCTGTTCGCCCTCGCTGACCAGCCGATAGACCTTCGCCGCATGGGGTCCGGTCTGCTCCACCAAGGCCTGGCCACGCAGCACACGAGTGCGCTGGCCGAGGTCCAGATCGGTCTGGGCAAAGGTCTGCAGGGCCAGGGGAATGCCCAGCAGGCGCTCCCACACCGCCAACGCCCGCCGTCGTTCGGTGTCGTTCATCGGCCGCAGGTTGTCAGCCATCAAGGAAAACGTGCCATGGGCCAGGCGCTCACGGTATTGCTCGCTGCGCGTCTGGTTGAGCAGATGCAGGGCCAGCACCCCGAGCACCGCCACCAGCACCAGCGCCGCACACATGCCACCATAAATACGCAGGAAGATCGAGTTCACGGCGCCGGGTCTACGCAAGCTTCAGGAACGAACAGGTAGCCTTTGCTGCGGATGGTCTTGATCAGCCGCGGATGGTCCGGGTCGTCACCGATCTTGGGGCGGATGCGCGAAATGCGCACGTCGATGGAACGGTCCTGGCCGTCATAGCCGATGCCGCGCAGGGCGGTGAAGATCTCTTCCCGGGACAGGATGCGCCCGGCATTGGCCACCAGCAGCCA
Coding sequences within:
- a CDS encoding ATP-binding protein — translated: MIRSLRLRLMLAAMTLAVLFMLALLPAMQGAFSLALQESIEQRLASDVTTLISAARVENKQLKMPAQLPDERFNLADARLLGYIYDREGRLVWRSKATREENINYTPRYDGQGNQFARIRENDGQEFFVYDVEIKLLGGQSAAFSIVTLQPVRDYEVTLQGLRDNLYLGFGAALAVLLALLWIGLTWGLRALRRLSQELDEIESGARESLSTEHPRELLRLTGSLNRLLYSEREQRSRYRDSLDDLAHSLKTPLAVLQGVSEDMARRPEDRGQAWVLQTQIERMSQQIGYQLQRASLRKSGLVRHQVRLRPVLQSLCDTLDKVYRDKRVNVSFDLPEHCQVPIEQGALLEMLGNLLENAYRLCLGQVRVSVHQTLGGIELCVEDDGPGVPADQRARILQRGERLDRQHPGQGIGLAVVKDIIESYGARLTLGDSELGGAAFRIHFPGV
- a CDS encoding response regulator, coding for MKLLVVEDEALLRHHLQTRLTDSGHVVQAVANAEEALYQVREFNHDLAVIDLGLPGISGLELIRRLRSQDKTFPILILTARGNWQDKVEGLAAGADDYVVKPFQFEELEARLNALLRRSSGFTQSTIVAGPLVLDLNRKQASLGEEPLALTAYEYRILEYLMRHHQQVVAKDRLMEQLYPDDDERDPNVIEVLVGRLRRKLEAPAGFKPIDTVRGLGYLFNERCQ
- a CDS encoding dienelactone hydrolase family protein, translating into MRRLLAVVLLALSGASHAAIQTQEIPYTSADGTKLIGYYAYDDAVKGPRPGVVVVHEWWGLNDYAKRRARDLAGLGYSALAIDMYGDGKNTEHPKDAMAFMQAALKDGAAASARFQAGLDLLKKQPQTDPDKIAAIGYCFGGKVVLDAARQGVPLKGVVSFHGALVTNTPATPGSVKAKILVEHGALDSMVTEENVTAFKSEMDKAGADYKFVSLKGAKHGFSNPDADRLSHGEHGGPDIGYNKEADEKSWADMQKFFKKLFN
- a CDS encoding AraC family transcriptional regulator, with translation MRQRTIASHFARAALGGARRQGFDYFPVLQQLGISPELLDEPRARIAPEQFARLLQALWLALGDEYLGLARATSKPGTFAMMCHTLIHCRTLGKALQRGLLFYSLFPDAPSLALQTEGERVRLVLDDATLCDPDHFLSESLLVIWHRLGSWLIGQRIGLEQATFGYAKPAHGAEYDLLFPCPLVFGAPRCSLSFHRRYLDMPLLQDERTLKHFLEHSPADLLSRPDDGHSLSSQLRRLLSRDAARWPDLDTVAAHLHISPQTLRRHLREEGTSFQELKDQLRRDIAIYHLGRADLSLQQIAEQLGFSEPSAFHRAFKKWTGVTPGAYREQEN
- a CDS encoding ATP-binding protein — protein: MNSIFLRIYGGMCAALVLVAVLGVLALHLLNQTRSEQYRERLAHGTFSLMADNLRPMNDTERRRALAVWERLLGIPLALQTFAQTDLDLGQRTRVLRGQALVEQTGPHAAKVYRLVSEGEQLMLVGEVQQISEQLARATIYLLADELVRYPVGEQPARLAQLKEEKGFGFDLRLMTVVQADMDEDQRRRVSEGDTVMALGKGGDSIRVFAGMVGTPWVLEIGPLYQMNPYPPQWLVLIAALGLSLIGLIVYLLVRQLERRLRGLESAATLIAQGSLETRVPARGADSVGRLAAAFNGMAEHLQQLLAIQRELVRAVSHELRTPVARLRFGLEMLGSATTPQARDKYLAGMDHDIEDLDRLVDEMLTYARLEQGSPALNFQRLDLDALVSQVIEELGPLRAGVTVERGLCLSAADCDGAWVEAEPRFLHRALQNLVSNAMRHASSRVTVSYQVGQLRCRVDVEDDGPGVPEAAWERVFKPFLRLDDSRARASGGHGLGLSIVRRIIHWHDGRALVGKSKSLGGACFSLSWPRHQDRS
- a CDS encoding 4'-phosphopantetheinyl transferase, yielding MNALPALPACCTPLDEHWLLPKALPDTVLLSTRFDPSLLSGNDFLHSAIEPPASIQRSVAKRQAEFLAGRVCARAALRQLDGQTCVPAIGEDRAPVWPAHVSGSITHSAGRAAAIVASKNHWRGLGMDLENLLDAERAERLAGEILTPPELLRMATLAQDERALLVTLTFSVKESLFKALYPIVGQRFYFEHAEVLEWTRSGRVRLRLLTNLSPEWRHGSELQAQFGVKDGQLLSLVGIKA